From a region of the Listeria monocytogenes ATCC 19117 genome:
- a CDS encoding RNA-binding protein, with protein sequence MDGIYQHFRAEEYAFIDKILGITMQVENEYTPQLTDFLDPRQRFITETVIGGYDEINVQFFGGVAHAERRRALIYPDYYTPTEADFEIALFHIRYPVKFTTLTHQKILGTLMSLGMKRDIFGDILNNGTEWQLLVESTMKDYLTLQLEKIGKVNVMLEETDLANAVYAPVVWEEMGLTVSSMRLDVIISNAHHISRQKAKQLVTAGLVKVNWKTVENPDFECEEEDVLSARGYGRVKVLSTGGRTKKDKIRIEIGYLK encoded by the coding sequence ATGGATGGAATTTATCAGCATTTTCGCGCGGAAGAATACGCATTTATTGATAAGATTTTAGGGATTACGATGCAAGTTGAGAATGAATACACGCCACAACTTACGGATTTCTTGGATCCGAGGCAGCGTTTTATTACCGAAACAGTTATCGGTGGTTATGATGAGATCAATGTACAGTTTTTTGGTGGAGTGGCGCACGCAGAACGACGGCGCGCACTGATTTATCCAGATTATTATACGCCGACAGAAGCGGATTTTGAGATTGCTTTGTTCCATATACGCTACCCGGTAAAATTCACGACCCTCACACATCAAAAAATCCTTGGAACACTGATGTCGCTTGGAATGAAGCGTGATATTTTTGGAGATATTTTAAATAATGGCACTGAATGGCAGTTATTAGTAGAAAGTACAATGAAGGATTATTTAACATTACAACTTGAAAAAATCGGGAAAGTAAATGTGATGTTAGAGGAAACGGATTTAGCTAATGCTGTTTATGCCCCGGTCGTTTGGGAAGAAATGGGCTTAACTGTTTCTAGTATGCGACTTGACGTGATTATTAGTAATGCACATCATATTTCTAGACAGAAGGCGAAACAATTGGTTACTGCTGGATTAGTGAAAGTAAACTGGAAAACAGTGGAAAATCCGGATTTTGAATGTGAAGAAGAAGATGTATTGTCTGCTCGCGGATATGGTCGGGTAAAAGTACTATCAACTGGCGGCAGAACGAAAAAAGATAAAATTCGGATTGAAATTGGCTATTTAAAATAA
- the ftsA gene encoding cell division protein FtsA, whose protein sequence is MGDSEIYVSLDIGTASVKVIIAEMADDRLNIIGVGNVESSGIKKGIIIDIDKTVESIKKAIEQAERMVGVEISQVIVGVVSSQVHLEACRGIVAVGSENREITDEDVWNVMDAAQVVPLSPEREIINTIPDQFVVDGLTGITDPRGMIGVRLEMEGTLITGSKTILHNTLRCVERAGLEISDIALQPLAEASISLSEDDKEFGTALVNVGAGTTTVSVFEQGRLTYTGVIPVGGDNITKDLSLGLNTSTANADRVKLDHGYAFYDDASPDEVFAIDVIGSDQKQHFTQVEAADIIEARMEEIFQLVVEELTRVGKTHLPGGYVLTGGSMAIPGAIDLAGKTLAAHVRLAIPDYIGVREPSFTTAVGLIKYAYQMAELEGRDVSSSASEPRYDDEAPKQKQPKPKQKKSDDEKVSTKMKNFFGAFFE, encoded by the coding sequence ATGGGTGATAGCGAAATTTATGTAAGTTTAGACATTGGAACAGCTTCTGTGAAAGTAATCATCGCAGAAATGGCTGACGATAGACTCAATATTATCGGTGTTGGGAATGTCGAATCTTCCGGGATTAAAAAAGGAATTATTATCGACATAGACAAGACTGTAGAATCCATTAAAAAGGCAATTGAACAAGCAGAAAGAATGGTTGGCGTTGAAATTTCTCAAGTAATAGTTGGGGTAGTATCGAGTCAAGTGCATTTAGAAGCTTGCCGAGGAATTGTGGCAGTAGGTAGCGAAAATCGTGAAATTACAGATGAAGATGTCTGGAATGTAATGGATGCCGCTCAAGTTGTTCCTCTATCTCCTGAAAGAGAAATTATTAACACTATTCCAGATCAATTTGTTGTAGATGGATTAACTGGGATTACAGATCCACGTGGAATGATTGGTGTTCGTCTAGAAATGGAAGGCACATTAATCACTGGTTCAAAAACAATTTTACATAATACATTACGTTGTGTGGAACGTGCAGGCCTTGAAATTTCTGATATTGCTTTACAACCACTTGCAGAGGCATCCATTTCCTTATCAGAAGATGATAAAGAATTTGGAACAGCACTCGTGAATGTTGGAGCAGGAACTACAACCGTTAGCGTGTTTGAACAAGGACGACTAACTTATACTGGTGTCATTCCAGTTGGTGGAGATAATATCACGAAAGACTTATCACTTGGACTAAACACTTCTACTGCAAATGCCGATCGCGTTAAATTGGATCATGGCTATGCATTTTATGATGATGCTTCTCCAGATGAAGTTTTTGCTATTGATGTTATCGGTAGTGACCAAAAACAACATTTTACACAAGTAGAAGCAGCAGATATTATCGAAGCGCGTATGGAAGAAATTTTCCAATTAGTAGTGGAAGAACTTACTCGTGTCGGTAAAACGCATCTTCCAGGAGGTTATGTACTAACTGGTGGTTCGATGGCTATTCCAGGAGCAATTGATTTGGCTGGAAAAACCTTAGCAGCGCATGTTAGACTAGCGATTCCTGATTATATTGGTGTTCGGGAACCTTCCTTTACAACCGCAGTAGGCTTAATTAAATATGCTTATCAAATGGCTGAATTAGAAGGACGCGACGTAAGCAGTTCGGCAAGCGAACCTCGTTACGACGATGAAGCACCAAAACAAAAGCAACCTAAACCAAAACAAAAGAAATCAGATGACGAAAAAGTATCAACGAAAATGAAGAATTTTTTCGGCGCATTTTTTGAATAA
- the murG gene encoding undecaprenyldiphospho-muramoylpentapeptide beta-N-acetylglucosaminyltransferase: MKVAISGGGTGGHVYPALALIRELKKIHPEAEFLYIGTEKGLEAGIVKREGIPFEAIEITGFKRSLSLENIKTVMRFLSGAKKSKQILRDFKPDVVIGTGGYVCGPVVYAAAKLKIPTLIHEQNSVAGLTNKFLSRYTDKVAICFEEVSDSFASEKIVFTGNPRASEVVGVDSEGALETYGLVSGKPTVLVFGGSRGARGVNEAVEAILPEWNNRDFQLLYVTGDVHYEKIKDSLAELNLGNHISVQPFIYDMPKILNAVTLVVSRAGATTLAELTALGVPSILIPSPYVTANHQENNARALEKNNAAIVITEAELKNTDLMATVDSILNDEAKLNGMKLSAKQMGRPDAAAKLVEAVLSIMK; encoded by the coding sequence ATGAAAGTAGCAATAAGTGGTGGCGGTACTGGTGGACACGTTTATCCAGCGCTTGCTCTCATCAGAGAATTAAAAAAAATTCATCCTGAAGCGGAATTTTTATATATCGGAACAGAAAAAGGCCTAGAAGCTGGAATCGTTAAACGTGAAGGGATTCCGTTTGAAGCTATTGAAATTACTGGTTTCAAACGTTCATTATCGTTAGAAAATATTAAAACAGTAATGCGTTTTCTGAGCGGCGCGAAAAAAAGTAAACAAATTTTGCGCGATTTTAAACCGGATGTCGTTATCGGAACAGGTGGTTATGTTTGTGGTCCAGTCGTTTATGCAGCCGCAAAACTTAAAATTCCTACTTTAATCCACGAACAAAATAGTGTTGCTGGATTAACGAATAAATTTTTAAGCCGCTACACAGATAAAGTAGCCATTTGTTTTGAAGAAGTAAGTGATTCTTTCGCATCGGAAAAAATCGTTTTCACTGGTAATCCACGTGCTTCTGAAGTTGTAGGTGTGGACTCGGAAGGTGCACTGGAAACTTACGGACTAGTTTCAGGGAAGCCAACTGTGCTTGTTTTTGGAGGCAGTAGAGGAGCTCGCGGCGTGAATGAAGCGGTAGAAGCTATTTTGCCAGAATGGAATAATCGGGATTTTCAGCTACTTTATGTAACGGGCGATGTACACTATGAAAAAATAAAAGATTCTTTGGCGGAGTTGAATTTGGGTAATCATATTAGTGTTCAACCATTTATTTATGATATGCCAAAAATTTTAAACGCTGTGACGCTCGTTGTTTCAAGAGCAGGAGCGACTACACTTGCAGAACTTACAGCGCTAGGGGTTCCAAGTATTTTGATACCTAGTCCATACGTGACAGCAAACCACCAAGAAAATAACGCTCGCGCTTTAGAAAAAAATAATGCAGCTATCGTAATTACAGAAGCAGAATTAAAAAATACCGATTTAATGGCGACAGTTGATTCGATTTTGAATGACGAGGCGAAATTAAATGGTATGAAGCTAAGTGCTAAACAAATGGGGCGCCCAGATGCAGCAGCGAAATTAGTAGAAGCAGTCCTTAGCATTATGAAATAA
- a CDS encoding YggS family pyridoxal phosphate-dependent enzyme: protein MTKQANLQKVTAQIERACEESNRQPEDVTLVAVTKTIDVAGITELYDLGIRHFGENRADVFQEKTVALADKEDICWHYIGSLQTRKVKDVLPKIDYLHSLDRSSLAKEIEKRATKPVKCFLQVNISGEESKHGFSKEEALSFLQEANFTFIEIVGLMTMAPITNSDIELHHVFHELKQLQQEIHALQLNNIPCTELSMGMTNDYGVAITEGATFIRVGRALVSDDNMEV from the coding sequence ATGACAAAACAAGCTAATTTACAAAAAGTAACGGCACAAATAGAGCGTGCCTGTGAAGAAAGTAATCGTCAGCCGGAAGATGTAACGTTAGTAGCTGTTACAAAAACGATTGATGTAGCTGGAATCACAGAGCTTTATGATTTAGGTATCCGTCACTTTGGTGAAAATCGTGCAGACGTTTTCCAAGAAAAAACAGTAGCACTTGCAGATAAAGAAGACATTTGTTGGCATTACATTGGTTCTTTACAAACACGTAAAGTAAAAGATGTTTTACCAAAAATCGATTATTTGCATTCGCTTGACCGATCATCGCTAGCAAAGGAAATCGAAAAGCGAGCTACTAAACCAGTGAAATGTTTCCTTCAAGTGAATATTTCTGGTGAGGAAAGCAAACATGGTTTTTCCAAAGAAGAGGCGCTATCTTTTTTACAAGAAGCGAATTTTACGTTCATTGAGATTGTTGGTTTAATGACAATGGCACCTATTACAAATAGCGACATAGAGCTGCATCACGTATTTCATGAGTTAAAGCAATTGCAGCAAGAAATTCATGCGCTTCAGTTAAACAATATTCCATGTACAGAGTTATCTATGGGGATGACGAATGATTATGGAGTTGCAATTACGGAAGGTGCAACATTTATACGAGTAGGAAGAGCTTTGGTGAGTGACGATAATATGGAGGTGTAA
- a CDS encoding YggT family protein, with the protein MQSILYQVVEIILFIIRWLPTLMFIYFLMSWFPGARESKIGQFLARIFEPILEPFRRIIPPIGMFDISSLVAYFIFQYAMRVLTGLIQVYVIPMLF; encoded by the coding sequence TTGCAAAGTATTTTATATCAAGTGGTGGAAATCATTTTGTTTATTATCAGATGGTTGCCAACACTCATGTTTATTTATTTCTTGATGAGCTGGTTTCCCGGTGCAAGAGAATCAAAAATCGGCCAATTTTTAGCTCGTATTTTTGAACCGATTTTAGAGCCTTTTAGAAGGATTATTCCGCCGATTGGTATGTTTGATATTTCGTCCCTTGTGGCTTATTTCATTTTCCAATACGCGATGAGAGTTTTAACCGGTTTAATTCAAGTGTATGTCATTCCAATGCTATTTTAA
- a CDS encoding helix-turn-helix domain-containing protein: MREYLDSKSQKKVALLEKIFYAENHTSTQEELLNDLNITYPTLISTIKTINFDIERFGYKAFSIVHSAPNLSYTLKISDNCSIQLIINAYIRESPKFQILETLLLASFPNLQVLANEVHVSYSGIKKEIKELNEELRERNLSISTGSQVEITGDEFSLRIFYTFLFLVAYSGDRWPFSFVQYDEITDILESCPKEIYRANSIDKAMMIHYYVAMHLLRDRMNCQIDTTRQFKVALYKACTEESKKSESAFIKKVAKQLPNRNYKEMTYTTQIILSTIVAFGSYSSIEKMPSFFYMDEQLEEMGFMKLVDFASERVNDNLSIPFSEKEMELLRYCFASINYRYFLLDNLINKFNNIVPGYTDLDRNIRKIHKVNHLEPLISQLVNLKEMDPLKPFEERLTSDYLIILDKRIDFSIHTLPIKVTILSTISNETAVFDFMRYFSSYYNLEIINQVDPVVDLYISDFSVSPEVLTSLRINQPIIYVNTRWLESDYIKINDNLAKIARKKFIANKKD; the protein is encoded by the coding sequence ATGAGAGAATATTTAGATTCAAAAAGCCAAAAAAAGGTAGCACTTCTTGAGAAGATTTTTTATGCGGAAAATCATACAAGTACACAAGAGGAACTATTAAATGATTTGAACATCACGTATCCAACCCTCATTTCTACGATTAAAACAATTAATTTTGATATTGAACGCTTTGGCTATAAAGCGTTTTCGATTGTTCACTCCGCGCCTAATTTGTCCTATACCTTAAAAATATCGGATAATTGTAGTATTCAACTTATTATCAACGCCTATATTAGAGAGTCACCCAAATTTCAAATTCTCGAAACTTTATTGCTGGCCTCCTTCCCTAACTTACAAGTATTGGCAAACGAAGTACATGTTTCTTATTCTGGGATAAAGAAAGAAATAAAGGAATTGAATGAAGAGCTAAGGGAACGGAACTTGTCTATTTCTACAGGAAGTCAGGTAGAAATAACGGGGGACGAATTTTCATTAAGAATATTCTATACCTTCCTCTTTTTAGTCGCATATAGTGGGGATCGTTGGCCCTTTTCTTTTGTTCAATATGATGAAATCACCGACATATTAGAGAGTTGCCCAAAAGAAATTTATAGAGCAAACTCGATAGATAAGGCGATGATGATTCATTATTATGTCGCTATGCATTTATTAAGAGATCGAATGAATTGTCAAATTGATACAACTAGGCAGTTTAAAGTGGCCCTATATAAGGCTTGCACCGAGGAGTCTAAGAAATCAGAGAGCGCGTTCATTAAAAAGGTAGCGAAACAACTTCCTAATAGGAACTATAAAGAAATGACCTACACGACGCAAATTATACTGAGTACCATTGTTGCTTTCGGTAGTTATTCTTCGATTGAAAAAATGCCTTCTTTTTTCTACATGGATGAACAGTTAGAAGAAATGGGCTTCATGAAACTAGTTGATTTTGCCAGTGAACGAGTAAATGATAATCTCTCTATTCCATTTTCAGAGAAAGAGATGGAATTGCTCCGTTACTGCTTTGCGAGTATAAATTATAGATATTTCTTACTTGATAATCTAATCAATAAGTTCAATAATATTGTGCCAGGGTATACAGATCTTGATCGAAATATAAGAAAAATCCATAAAGTGAATCACCTAGAACCATTGATTAGTCAATTAGTAAATTTAAAAGAAATGGATCCATTAAAACCGTTTGAAGAAAGACTTACTTCAGATTATCTGATCATTTTGGATAAGCGGATTGATTTTTCTATACACACCTTGCCTATTAAAGTAACTATTTTATCGACCATATCTAATGAAACAGCCGTATTTGATTTTATGAGGTATTTTTCTAGTTACTACAATCTGGAAATAATTAATCAAGTTGATCCGGTGGTGGATTTATATATAAGTGATTTTTCCGTATCTCCCGAAGTGTTGACCTCTTTACGTATCAATCAACCAATAATCTATGTAAATACTAGATGGCTAGAATCTGATTATATCAAAATTAATGATAATCTGGCGAAAATAGCGAGAAAAAAATTTATCGCTAATAAAAAAGATTAG
- a CDS encoding class I SAM-dependent methyltransferase, translating into MNKETERKLAASLTSQSIEILPFIPYFLQDFFELGSSPKDITYLIKQHMPLSAESNFLDLACGKGAVSIGIAKELGNPVKGIDLIPAFIEEAKCKAKEAQVESLCQFEVGDVNKSVQNEKNYDAVIFGAAADILGNPAETLEKLQGTVKEGGYIIIDEAYVPELAHNNQVKYQNYEYLTRNEWLNLFEQNQLQLVEELEGTAEVDFELEKQHLLTRANELIQQYPEKKALFEGYLKSQWSEYDDLEEHLIAVTWILHKK; encoded by the coding sequence ATGAATAAAGAAACCGAACGAAAGCTTGCTGCGTCACTCACTTCTCAATCAATAGAAATATTACCGTTTATTCCGTATTTTTTACAAGATTTTTTTGAATTGGGTAGTAGTCCGAAAGATATTACTTATTTAATTAAGCAACATATGCCGTTATCAGCTGAAAGTAATTTTTTGGATTTAGCTTGCGGAAAAGGCGCTGTTTCCATTGGTATCGCTAAGGAACTAGGAAATCCTGTCAAAGGAATAGATTTAATTCCGGCATTTATAGAAGAAGCAAAATGCAAAGCGAAAGAAGCGCAAGTAGAGTCACTGTGCCAATTTGAAGTAGGAGATGTAAATAAATCGGTTCAAAACGAAAAAAATTATGATGCCGTTATATTTGGTGCAGCAGCGGATATACTTGGAAATCCAGCAGAAACGTTGGAAAAATTGCAGGGAACTGTTAAAGAAGGCGGTTATATTATTATAGATGAAGCCTATGTGCCTGAATTAGCGCACAATAACCAGGTGAAGTATCAAAATTATGAATATCTCACTCGAAACGAATGGCTGAATTTATTTGAACAGAATCAATTACAATTGGTGGAAGAGCTAGAGGGAACAGCAGAAGTGGATTTTGAACTGGAAAAGCAACACTTATTAACAAGAGCCAATGAATTAATTCAACAATATCCAGAGAAAAAAGCCCTTTTTGAAGGATACCTTAAGAGCCAATGGAGCGAATACGATGACTTAGAGGAACATCTTATTGCTGTTACCTGGATTTTACATAAAAAGTAA
- a CDS encoding cell division protein SepF — protein MGLSNKFKSFFFLDEEEEYYEEEVAREPEPMQKKTKKEKPNKNRFYAVEEDDAKVVSMQGAQFSSRMVLAEPRVYAEAQELADYLKEYKSVVVNLQRISHDQATRIVDFLSGTVYALGGDIQRVGNNIFLCTPDNVEVDGSISEMLDEQNFM, from the coding sequence ATGGGACTATCGAATAAATTTAAGTCATTCTTTTTCTTAGATGAAGAAGAGGAATATTATGAAGAGGAAGTAGCGAGGGAACCAGAACCTATGCAAAAGAAAACGAAGAAAGAAAAACCAAATAAAAATCGTTTTTATGCTGTAGAAGAAGATGATGCGAAGGTGGTTAGTATGCAGGGAGCTCAGTTTTCTAGTCGTATGGTACTTGCTGAACCGCGTGTGTATGCAGAGGCACAAGAACTTGCGGATTATTTGAAAGAATATAAATCTGTTGTTGTAAACTTGCAACGTATTAGCCATGATCAAGCGACACGTATTGTCGATTTCTTGAGTGGAACAGTATATGCATTAGGTGGAGATATTCAACGCGTTGGCAATAATATTTTCTTATGTACTCCAGACAATGTGGAAGTGGATGGCTCTATTTCCGAAATGCTCGATGAACAAAACTTTATGTGA
- a CDS encoding cell division protein FtsQ/DivIB, protein MAENKRVISIENRIPELKKYRKKKLVRHLAILIGIFVILIAITLYFLSPLSKLDKIAVSGNKQLTENEVRKESGLEIGEFVIGISNGKTEDTLKKNTLIKDATVSKEGINDVQINITEFKTIGYQQQDGKYYDVLESGIMLTDQPRQFPIGNDLLFQNFKNGKTLEKMVAQINKLPKDVVSSISEVIYSPTKTDKNHIKLYMNDGNQVSADISTFAEKMQHYPAIVAQLAKGQKGVIDIEVGSYFQSYYQQNAEKKAAEEAAKEKKETNE, encoded by the coding sequence ATGGCTGAAAATAAACGAGTAATTTCAATTGAAAATCGCATACCAGAACTCAAAAAATACCGCAAAAAAAAATTAGTAAGACACTTAGCCATTTTAATCGGAATTTTTGTGATTTTGATCGCCATTACCCTCTATTTCCTCTCCCCACTCAGTAAATTAGATAAAATTGCTGTAAGTGGTAATAAGCAACTTACAGAGAATGAAGTAAGAAAAGAAAGTGGACTCGAAATTGGTGAGTTTGTCATCGGGATAAGTAATGGAAAAACTGAGGATACCCTCAAAAAAAATACCCTTATTAAAGATGCTACCGTTTCTAAAGAAGGGATAAATGATGTTCAAATTAATATCACCGAATTTAAAACGATAGGCTATCAACAACAAGATGGTAAATACTATGATGTGCTAGAAAGTGGCATCATGTTAACGGATCAACCAAGACAATTCCCAATTGGAAATGATTTGCTATTTCAAAACTTTAAAAACGGTAAAACACTTGAGAAAATGGTAGCACAAATTAATAAGTTACCAAAAGATGTTGTTAGTTCGATCTCGGAAGTGATTTATAGTCCAACTAAAACTGATAAAAACCATATTAAATTATATATGAACGACGGGAATCAGGTTTCCGCAGATATTAGTACTTTCGCTGAGAAAATGCAACATTATCCAGCCATTGTCGCTCAACTTGCTAAAGGACAAAAAGGAGTTATTGATATTGAAGTAGGTTCTTATTTCCAAAGTTATTACCAACAGAATGCCGAGAAAAAGGCAGCCGAAGAAGCAGCTAAAGAGAAGAAAGAAACAAATGAATAA
- a CDS encoding TetR/AcrR family transcriptional regulator, which translates to MPKLVTGYERQQTKNLIIEHTSHLIYIKKGIQGFTVEDITRAARIGKRKFYTCFPSKEACLFEVVEYSYQAQLEAFKKIMEEKGSLKSKMTRFLKEVYLSEKSINNYFSPEDFHAILQKLPPTYTEREERMTSEVLETAMTYIDLTRAQWEALVMLLDCLTYTATRSYVETAKKAKEETLDILIHSIADYVEKQTQC; encoded by the coding sequence ATGCCAAAACTCGTTACGGGATATGAGCGTCAACAAACTAAAAACCTCATTATCGAACATACAAGCCATTTAATTTATATAAAAAAAGGAATTCAAGGTTTTACTGTGGAGGATATTACTCGAGCAGCTAGGATTGGAAAGAGAAAATTCTATACGTGTTTTCCCTCCAAAGAAGCATGCCTATTTGAGGTTGTGGAATATTCCTATCAAGCACAATTAGAGGCATTTAAAAAAATTATGGAGGAGAAAGGTTCGTTAAAAAGCAAGATGACTCGTTTTTTGAAAGAAGTCTATCTTTCGGAAAAGAGTATAAACAACTACTTTTCACCGGAAGATTTCCACGCAATACTCCAAAAACTCCCTCCAACATATACGGAAAGAGAAGAAAGAATGACAAGTGAAGTCCTGGAAACTGCCATGACGTATATCGATCTTACGAGAGCTCAATGGGAGGCTTTAGTGATGTTACTAGATTGTTTAACTTACACTGCGACAAGGAGTTATGTAGAAACTGCCAAAAAAGCGAAAGAAGAGACTTTGGATATATTAATACATTCTATAGCTGATTATGTAGAAAAACAGACCCAGTGCTAA
- the ftsZ gene encoding cell division protein FtsZ, with product MLEFDTSSESLATIKVIGVGGGGNNAVNRMIEHGVQGVEFISVNTDAQALNLAKAETKLQIGTKLTRGLGAGAVPEIGKKAAEESREQIEEALKGSDMVFVTAGMGGGTGTGAAPVIAQIAKEMGALTVGVVTRPFGFEGPKRTKQALTGTEAMKEAVDTLIVIPNDRLLQIVDKNTPMLEAFREADNVLRQGVQGISDLIAVPGLINLDFADVKTIMTNRGSALMGIGIATGENRAAEAAKKAISSPLLETSVDGAKGVLMNITGGSNLSLYEVQEAAEIVSSASDEDVNMIFGSVINDELKDELIVTVIATGFDEEKQAQQQAQANRRPNQSIQVNRPNYAVQDEQQNDYAQNAPQQANAPVHEQQAEPQQNSSDVDVPAFIRNRNRRG from the coding sequence ATGTTAGAATTTGACACTAGTTCAGAAAGTTTGGCAACAATTAAAGTAATCGGTGTTGGCGGTGGCGGTAACAACGCTGTAAACCGTATGATTGAGCATGGTGTTCAAGGAGTAGAATTTATCTCCGTTAATACAGACGCTCAAGCACTTAACTTAGCAAAAGCAGAAACAAAATTACAAATCGGTACAAAATTAACACGTGGTTTAGGCGCGGGAGCTGTACCTGAAATTGGTAAAAAAGCTGCAGAAGAAAGCCGCGAACAAATTGAAGAAGCTTTAAAAGGCTCTGATATGGTATTCGTAACTGCTGGAATGGGCGGCGGAACTGGAACTGGTGCTGCACCTGTTATCGCTCAAATCGCAAAAGAAATGGGCGCCCTAACTGTAGGTGTTGTTACTCGACCATTTGGTTTTGAAGGACCAAAACGTACGAAACAAGCCTTAACTGGAACAGAAGCAATGAAAGAAGCGGTAGATACTTTAATTGTTATTCCTAACGACCGTCTACTTCAAATTGTGGATAAAAACACGCCAATGCTTGAAGCTTTCCGTGAAGCAGATAATGTTTTACGTCAAGGTGTACAAGGTATTTCTGATTTGATTGCCGTTCCAGGTTTAATTAACTTAGACTTTGCCGATGTGAAAACAATTATGACTAATCGTGGTTCTGCCCTTATGGGAATCGGTATTGCAACTGGTGAAAACCGTGCCGCTGAAGCTGCGAAAAAAGCAATTTCTTCTCCACTTCTTGAAACTTCTGTTGACGGAGCAAAAGGTGTCCTAATGAATATTACAGGCGGATCTAACCTAAGCCTTTATGAAGTACAAGAAGCAGCAGAAATCGTATCAAGTGCATCAGATGAAGATGTAAACATGATTTTCGGTTCTGTTATTAACGACGAATTAAAAGATGAACTGATTGTAACTGTTATTGCAACAGGTTTTGATGAAGAAAAGCAAGCGCAACAACAAGCGCAAGCAAATCGCCGTCCAAATCAATCTATCCAAGTAAATCGTCCTAATTATGCTGTACAAGACGAACAACAAAATGATTACGCGCAAAATGCGCCACAACAAGCAAATGCACCAGTTCATGAACAACAAGCTGAACCACAACAAAATAGTTCAGATGTTGATGTACCAGCATTTATCCGTAACCGTAACCGTCGCGGATAA